Genomic segment of Eupeodes corollae chromosome 2, idEupCoro1.1, whole genome shotgun sequence:
CGTCTCCATGGTCTGGATTTTGAACATTGTCAATTAGTTATGAAAGTATGTTTTTCTACCAAAGGTAGAACTATAATATTCGGAAGCGATCATAGCAAATTCATATCATCAAAATTATAGTTCTACCTTCACAATAGACTGTTCTTAAACTAAAGCAATTCATTTATGTAGACAAATGTTTTTCGTTCGATTTCAGGAGTTGGCTAGATTACATGGAGCTTCGATTGGAGCCAAACTCGGCGATTTCCATGAATTTCGATCAAAAGTCAAGAGTTTGCGTGACATTGTTTATTGTGAAGAAGCACGAGAGTTCTATAGCAATGTCCTCGACTCAGCTATGGACGAAGCCCTCAATAGCTTAAGGACATCAAATACCGATGGTAGCCTCACCGAAGCCATCCGCCTGATAGAACTTATACAACCGACGCTTTTCGAAAAGTTAAAAGACAATATATCGTCGCAGTACGCCCCGCATACAGTTGCATGTCATGGTGATCTTTGGATTAATAACATGATGTTCAAAGATGATAGCGAGACTGGCAAGCCGACTGCCGTAAAGTTCTTCGATTTACAAGCCATGCGCTACACTTCGCCGATCTTTGATATTTTGCACTTTATTTACACAAGTACAAAGCGTGATATGCGCGATGTCTATCTAACACAAATTCTAGAAACTTATTGCAAGCGAGTTAACTTGCATATTGATCAGCAAAATTATCCCAACGAAGGCGATGATTTAATCCATGAATTTGATGCAATTAAGGAATCGTTTTCATTACAAAGCATTATGGAGGAGTTTAAGGAAAAAGTTCTTTATGGTCTGGCCGTAGCCATATGGATTCTGCCTGCGGTGACTTTCGATGTTAATAATTTGCCTAACTTGGACTTGTTGAGCGAGACAAACCAACATGGCAAGGAGTTGAAATGCACACAGAAGCTTACACCTGAATATCATTCCCGGATAAGGGATCTGGCTTTGGAGTTCTATCAGAATGGTTTTCTAAATATTCCAgagtgaaactttttttttacatattatttTGTGACTGAAATGTTTAGTGATCGAATTAATGTTCCACTTGAGTCtatattaaaagtattttttaaataaattattttaaaacaaaactaagtcTTTTTCGTAATCCACAGAATATTTCTTGATAACTCTTGGATATTTCATATTTcggctttataaattatgtaAGAACGTTCAAGAATTTCACATTTAGTAGAGACTgaatgcaattttaaaattatagttaacaatatatttttgtttgtattaattataGTCCTAAGCATTTGAATGCCTTTGTGCGTTTAAGTATTTTTGACGAAAAAACAGCGTCTTTCAGTTTTGAATATTGGACGGATACCAATGAAATGTAGACAATCATCTTTTGATTTTAGTTGCACAGCGTACAGAATTGGTTAAAACTTCCATATAAGTTGAGAACTTCCAATCTTCCTTTGAAGATTAGGGATATCTCTTCATAACTCAGTGAatccttgaaataatttcttGAACCAAGATTATAGTTGGGCTGATTATTGTCTTGAGCTTCTTCTATCAGTGAATGGCTCATTATTTTTCTCTATGATGCTGTAAATTCGTTCTTTCACATggtttacttacttaaggcggCGCTATAGTCcggttggattcgaagaccttccgggctggagcgttctTATTTTTCCAAACATTGCCTTGACAAAAATTGGATTTGACCACGATATCAACGaccttatacaatttttttctcgtCGGTTTACTTCGAAGGATTTGTCGAAACAAACgaagaaatcgatgaaaagaccGTAAAAAACTCCAAAACACAGTAGCCGTAATTATTATCTATAATCACCTCATCATCATTTAATTTCCTCAATTTTGCTGTTGATGCACTGGTATTTTCCTGTTCCGTAAATCTATTGCCATGAAATCGCTTTTTTTATCGCTCTGGACATACATACGTTCACGTGGTTTACAGGTTAAAATTCAACTGTTACTGTTAGCAGCTGGATGTAAGcgaatcttacttacttacttacttaaggtggcgctacagtcctgtttgaactagggcctcacccaacaaacttctccatctagcttggtccctagctagatgtctccagtttcgcgctccaagttgggtgaggtcaccttccacttgtgcgtacagttcgtcgttccatcttctcctccactccccttcgatgcatacgggaccgtagatcacacgaagaacttttctctcgaagcgacccaaggtgctttcatccgcttttgtcaaggtccatgcttctgcaccgtatagcaggacggggatgataagggtcttatatagcaacactttggtccctcgagagaggactttaccactcaattgctttctttgtccaaagaaacagcggttagcaagagttattctgcgtttgatctcagcgctggtgttgttttgtgcgtttacagcggagcctaggtagacgaagtccttgactacctcaaagttacgactgtcgattgtgacgttttgaccaaaacgtcggtgttgtatgtcctttctagatgacagcatgtactttgtttgtactttggctttattagactttaacttagatatggcaatctttacttcgtctaagtggggaggacgggattgttggctttcgtcgtctatattgaatatatcatcctgcctgacagcggaattcagttcttcgtcgccgttatacagtctgcagaaatggtccttccatatcctcagcattgactgcggttccactatgatgtttccactttcgtctttgcagccttcggttctagatttatgtacctgtgaatttcgtttcacctgttcataaaactttcgaacctcattcctgcttttatacctctcaacatcttcgactgcacgcttctcatgccttctctttttccttctgagaagtcggcgttcctctcgcctcttctgctcatagagctcataagccgctctcgtccttttatgcagcgccgctttgcttgcctgttgtttggctgcatttgcctgtcgacattTCTGATCAAAGCAGGGgatccttgttggtggctgtttgaaacccagcacatcagaggcggcttctctgattgcatcttggcaatgttgctactggttttcgatacattgtgttggcagcagaggactttgagagaggttacttgtaactcggtcggaaaaggatttggcgatctctggcgattgtagccgttcgacgttgtaccttctcccagcacctccctgttttgccttgggtctggaacgAATTTCCTTCGAataagtgctaccttggctacaacgaggtagtggtccgagtcgatgttagctcctcggaaagttcgtacatccataatgctggaagcgtgtctggcgtcgatcgcaatatggtcaatctggttgattgtagattgatctggagaagtccaagttcctttgtggatgttgaggtgtggaaaacacgtactggctaccatgacgtttcgccccgcagcaaaatctatgagcctgaatccattgtcggaagagttgtcgtgcaggctgttcttcccgattattccaccaaagatgtcttcccttcctatcttggcattaaaatcgcccaggactattttaatatcgtagctagggcactgctcatatgttttgtctaggagctcgaagaacatatctttggtgttgtcgtctttctcttctgtgggggcgtgcgcgcatatcaggctaatgttgccgaatttacccttgatgcgtatggttatgaggcgctcattgatgcacctatagctcaagacttagtctggctccaatgaccaagccgcatccaaataagcggtagcagtcaccatagtaaatatcgcaatttttcatcctctttttgcccggcccattccATCattttcctggatggcggtgatatctgctttatatcgttctagggcctccgctaattcttcagccgcacgtggtctgttaagggacataacattccacgtgcatatccgaagttcgttgtcctttattcgtttgcgttggttgtcaactgTAAATCAGTCCGTATCCgatgcttgttggtgcttcgcaactatgaaagcatttacgtggtcaggaagtcaccccgacgcacaactcCCAAGTCCCaacctagagggccagatcctaagtatagcTCCAaagatggggagccggataaaaccgctccttaaaggcctgggctccaaataagtcgaaggagccctataaggtgttcactaagtagttcaaccttactggaactgtagacgccaccgttgattccatctcgggaattcctccgctgccgtctagataaggagaggtgccttagtggaaacacctctccccacctctctcgtttcggATGTAAGCGAATactgaatataaaaacacaGGCCAGCTAGAGTTATTGTATTACAACGTATTGTATTATAACGGAAAAAATAGCTTTCTAAGAAATATAGATACAGGTAGTCGGAGAACCCAACCGATTTAAATGCTTGCTTAGCatttatttcttcgaaaataatttgaatttgataaaatcctctcgtagacatattcctAATTcctaaatagttaaactataaaaatatgaaaaaaaaaaaccagaatACCCCCACAGCTTCAATTTGTTCATCCAATATTTGGTCAGTGAAAGTTGTAAAGCGGGAACATTAAGTTTTCGTCTTGTATTTGAGTCAACGCTACAGCACACTTCACATCCATACAGCAGGATAGGTAATAGAAGAGATCTTACTTCTGACAGAAACAAACCTTTGGGTTGTCTACAGTAGACACAATGTACTATATAACTTGCCTATTGAAGTAGGTGCATGGTGATTCCAAGTTAAAGTctcgttaaaaaatattacctaAATTCCTAACAGACATTACGAATTCAATAGCAGAACCGGCTTGACTTATCGAGGGCGTGTTTGTAAATACACaatgttttagatttttttggatTGAGGGTGAGGTATCCACAGCAAACATATGAACTCTACAAGATTTAATAAGTCGAAAATGATCTATAAcataaagtgaaaataatagaGGTCTAAAAACAGAACCCTGAGGGACCCCTGCTGGGACTGTCAGAAATGAAGATGTCTGATTTCCTACTGCAACGCTTTGTTGTCGATTAGATAAATATGAGTGCCGACGTTTTACCGCAAAACGAGAGATttcatatttaagtttttggcaCATCACTAAGCGATCGACAGTGTCGAAcgcttttgaaaaaatctagcAACGTCAAGAATGTACGTGCACGATTCATATCCATCGCTCTGCGTACAATTAGAAGCGCCGTTTTACAGCTTCTTTTTCCCCGAATCCAGGATTGGTTTGTTCTAGAAGCTATGTGTGTTAGGTGTccttgcatttattttaaaagtagtttttcgAAGACTTTAGATAGGAATGGCAGGCCCTTTATTCTGGGTCAGCGCAGTTTTAAGTCTTATAGGGATAGGAAGTATCTTAGCATATTTCGATCTTCTCGGATACTCAGAACTGGTtaatatagaattaaataaatgagttatgtattttagaatatgaggaagtacaattttcaagaacttcgGAATGATCCCATCTATGCCTGCGTGAGTTGTCCTCTTTATGAACCcaaccaaaattaaaacaagactttctttcaaaaagcaTTGACTTTCCTAAATATTGCAACatgcaaaacttttttaatgaaaaatattaaaatacaaattacaaattaaacgagaaaaaaataccaattcCAACGACTTCTCTCGGCCTTGAGGTTGCTCCCAATATTTTTGTTCGACTTGTTCTTTTCGGTTATTTTACTTGTTTCCACCCCAACCCAAGAATCCCTTAACAAAGCCAGAAATTGAAGCGGCACCCTTTTTGCCGGGCGATTGTAATTTATCTTCCAATGATGGCATTTCTACATAATTCAATGCCAAATCGAAGAATAACGGTTTGCATGGAATCGGTTGCATTTCTGGGGTCAACTTGTACACATTTGGATTCTTTGTGTTGAGTGATTGGTCCTCCTTGTATTGGGATAGTCGTTCGTAGAGGGGTTTTGTTGATTTCTGAGCTTTTGATGTGAAGATCGAATCCTCGGAGTTGTCGTCCTCGAGGACACTGTAGGCGTGGGCAGAGAATTTGCATCCATCGATGGTGGAAATCAGTTTTGGCAAATCGGCACTCAGGTTG
This window contains:
- the LOC129947853 gene encoding uncharacterized protein LOC129947853, with amino-acid sequence MAYESVFEEDIEKLSKLFEAGTFRFRILSARCSPGSSSGDNYMSVVKRIVLTGRDSDENEKSISLIVKRQIASLSRRQLYRCDEAFSNEISALKEVVPMLERQTQATTGLIFPKCYFAGKDEAGDIIVLEDLKEQNFSMRNRLHGLDFEHCQLVMKELARLHGASIGAKLGDFHEFRSKVKSLRDIVYCEEAREFYSNVLDSAMDEALNSLRTSNTDGSLTEAIRLIELIQPTLFEKLKDNISSQYAPHTVACHGDLWINNMMFKDDSETGKPTAVKFFDLQAMRYTSPIFDILHFIYTSTKRDMRDVYLTQILETYCKRVNLHIDQQNYPNEGDDLIHEFDAIKESFSLQSIMEEFKEKVLYGLAVAIWILPAVTFDVNNLPNLDLLSETNQHGKELKCTQKLTPEYHSRIRDLALEFYQNGFLNIPE